A genomic segment from Pseudomonas sp. M30-35 encodes:
- a CDS encoding BCCT family transporter, with protein MGKTPSHDTTPQEERLDSIPAPSGESNLIDTDYVIGQDNITGKYFFSLDIHGKVFSISALAVVLFVVLTLALQEQVAPLFTALRDWLTHNLAWFFLSAANIFVVLCLVLIVSPLGKVRLGGMDAKPDYTYIGWFSMLFAAGMGIGLMFYGVAEPMSHFDTAFAGVTAGADGVRTDWAPLGGAVGDAEAAAKLGMAATIFHWGLHPWAIYAIVALALALFSFNKGLPLSIRSIFYPLLGERVWGWPGHLIDILAVFATLFGLATSLGIGAEQALAGLNDLFGMPLTDTSKVLLIVGITGIALLSVLAGLDKGVKVLSEINMGLALLLLTFIIVVGPTLAIFTGFFTNLAAYATYLPELSNPFGREDANFTQGWTAFYWAWWISWSPFVGMFIARVSRGRTVREFLISVLLVPSLVSVLWMTAFGGTAIGQVVTEGFSGVKDAALELKLFAMLAHLPLAEITSFIGIVLVIVFFVTSSDSGSLVIDTITAGGKVNAPVPQRVFWVITEGVVAIALLLGGGLGALQAMAVSTGLPFTVVLLVGCIAIVKGLMSEPR; from the coding sequence ATGGGGAAAACCCCTTCGCATGACACGACCCCGCAGGAAGAGCGCTTAGATAGCATTCCTGCTCCATCTGGTGAGTCCAATCTAATCGATACTGATTACGTGATTGGTCAAGATAATATTACCGGCAAGTATTTTTTCTCTCTGGATATCCACGGCAAAGTTTTCAGTATTTCTGCCCTCGCAGTCGTGCTGTTCGTGGTTCTCACTTTGGCCCTGCAAGAGCAAGTTGCTCCCCTGTTCACCGCTCTGCGCGACTGGCTGACACACAACCTTGCTTGGTTCTTCCTCAGTGCCGCCAACATCTTCGTAGTGCTCTGTCTGGTGTTGATTGTTTCGCCTCTGGGTAAAGTTCGCCTGGGTGGTATGGATGCCAAACCGGATTACACCTATATCGGTTGGTTCTCCATGCTGTTTGCTGCAGGCATGGGTATCGGCTTGATGTTTTATGGTGTGGCCGAGCCTATGAGCCACTTCGATACTGCGTTTGCTGGAGTTACGGCTGGGGCTGACGGTGTGCGCACGGACTGGGCCCCTTTGGGTGGTGCAGTAGGTGATGCTGAGGCGGCTGCAAAGTTGGGTATGGCGGCAACGATCTTCCACTGGGGCCTGCACCCATGGGCGATCTACGCGATTGTGGCACTGGCACTGGCGTTGTTCTCGTTCAACAAGGGCTTGCCACTGAGCATCCGCTCGATTTTCTACCCACTGCTGGGTGAGCGCGTATGGGGGTGGCCAGGTCACCTGATTGATATCCTCGCGGTATTTGCCACTTTGTTTGGTCTGGCAACATCGCTGGGCATTGGTGCCGAGCAAGCACTGGCGGGGCTTAACGACTTGTTTGGTATGCCGCTTACTGACACCAGCAAAGTACTGCTGATCGTCGGTATTACCGGTATCGCCTTGCTGTCAGTGTTGGCGGGTCTGGATAAGGGCGTGAAGGTTCTTTCCGAGATCAACATGGGCCTGGCGCTGCTGTTGCTTACCTTCATCATCGTGGTCGGACCTACGCTAGCTATCTTCACCGGCTTCTTCACCAACTTGGCGGCGTATGCGACTTACCTGCCGGAGTTGTCGAACCCGTTCGGTCGTGAGGATGCTAATTTCACTCAGGGTTGGACTGCGTTCTACTGGGCGTGGTGGATTAGCTGGTCGCCATTCGTGGGCATGTTTATCGCCCGTGTAAGCCGTGGTCGTACCGTGCGTGAGTTCCTTATTTCAGTACTGCTGGTACCGTCACTGGTTTCGGTGCTGTGGATGACTGCATTTGGCGGTACTGCAATCGGTCAGGTTGTAACTGAAGGCTTTTCCGGGGTTAAAGATGCCGCGCTTGAGTTGAAGCTGTTTGCAATGCTGGCTCATTTACCGTTGGCTGAAATCACCTCGTTCATCGGTATCGTTCTGGTCATTGTGTTCTTTGTCACCTCATCGGACTCCGGTTCGTTGGTGATCGACACCATCACTGCTGGCGGTAAGGTCAATGCACCGGTTCCGCAGCGAGTCTTCTGGGTAATCACTGAGGGCGTAGTGGCAATTGCCTTGCTGCTCGGCGGAGGCCTGGGGGCGCTACAAGCCATGGCGGTGTCGACGGGACTGCCGTTTACCGTTGTGTTGTTGGTGGGTTGTATTGCGATTGTGAAAGGCTTGATGTCCGAACCGCGCTAA
- a CDS encoding TAXI family TRAP transporter solute-binding subunit yields MRLTKRLSLFAAAATLTASTAVLAAPTFINILTGGTSGVYYPIGVGLSQIYSNGIEGSKTSVQATKASVENLNLLQAGRGELALALGDSVADAWNGVEEAGFKAPLKKLRAIAGTYPNYIQIVANKESGIKTLADLKGKSISVGAPKSGTELNARAILKAAGLTYEDMGKVEFLPYAESVELIKNRQLDATLQSSGLGMAAIRDLAATLPINFVSVPADVVAKIGNDAYQPASIPAGTYDDQDADVPTVAITNILVSHEGVSEETAYQMTKLMFENLERLGNAHSAAKDIKLETAAKSLPIPLHPGAERYYKEVGAL; encoded by the coding sequence ATGCGATTGACCAAGCGTTTAAGCCTGTTCGCAGCTGCCGCAACCTTGACTGCAAGCACTGCAGTTCTGGCAGCCCCAACCTTTATCAACATCCTCACGGGCGGCACCAGCGGTGTCTACTACCCGATTGGTGTTGGCCTGTCTCAGATCTACAGCAACGGCATCGAAGGCTCGAAAACTTCAGTTCAGGCGACCAAAGCATCGGTTGAAAACCTCAACTTGCTGCAAGCAGGCCGTGGTGAGCTGGCGCTGGCGCTGGGTGACTCTGTTGCTGACGCCTGGAACGGTGTAGAAGAAGCTGGCTTTAAAGCGCCGCTGAAAAAGCTGCGAGCGATTGCCGGTACTTATCCGAACTACATTCAGATCGTTGCCAACAAAGAGTCGGGCATCAAAACCCTGGCTGACCTGAAAGGCAAAAGCATCTCGGTTGGCGCACCTAAATCAGGGACTGAGCTGAATGCTCGGGCAATCCTCAAAGCAGCTGGCCTGACGTATGAAGACATGGGCAAAGTTGAGTTCTTGCCGTATGCCGAGTCGGTCGAGCTGATCAAAAACCGCCAGCTTGACGCTACGCTGCAGTCTTCGGGCTTGGGCATGGCGGCTATTCGTGACCTCGCGGCCACCTTGCCAATCAACTTCGTGTCGGTTCCAGCTGATGTGGTTGCCAAGATTGGTAACGATGCCTATCAGCCTGCCAGCATCCCAGCCGGTACATACGATGACCAAGACGCTGACGTTCCTACCGTTGCCATCACCAATATCCTGGTGAGTCATGAAGGCGTTTCTGAAGAAACCGCCTATCAAATGACCAAGCTGATGTTTGAAAACCTTGAGCGTTTGGGTAATGCCCACTCTGCGGCCAAGGACATCAAACTGGAAACCGCAGCTAAGAGCCTGCCAATCCCGCTGCATCCAGGTGCAGAGCGCTACTACAAAGAAGTCGGCGCGCTGTAA
- a CDS encoding sigma-54 dependent transcriptional regulator → MSSQVLVVDDEVAIREAVQQWLELSGFSVQTCSSAAQALALVDRDFPGVVISDVRMPGTDGLQLLEKLIELDRDLPVIMVTGHGDVPMAVQALHQGAYDFIEKPFTPERLLDSVRRALEKRRLVCENRELRQQFANKDRIESQLLGVSRPMENLRRQILELAGTSVNILIRGETGSGKERVARCLHDFSARAGKPFVALNCAAIPENLFESELFGHESGAFTGAQGRRIGRIEHADGGTLFLDEIESLPLAQQVKLLRVLQEKTLERLGSNRSIQVDLRVISAVKPDLLDEVRKGRFREDLFYRLNVATLQIPALCDRREDIPLLFEHFAQEAAQRHGREVSPLPATELARLLGHDWPGNVRELINAAERHALGLSAPVEAFASQSLAEQMESFEAQCLHNALLHCQGNIARVMELLQLPRRTLNEKMQRHGLQRSSYRPAGSQDDE, encoded by the coding sequence ATGAGCAGTCAGGTGTTGGTTGTTGATGATGAAGTGGCAATCCGCGAAGCCGTGCAGCAGTGGCTGGAGCTTTCTGGTTTCAGTGTGCAAACCTGTTCAAGCGCCGCTCAGGCGTTGGCATTGGTTGATCGGGATTTCCCCGGTGTAGTCATCAGCGATGTGCGCATGCCTGGTACTGACGGCCTACAACTGCTGGAAAAGTTGATCGAGCTTGATCGTGATCTGCCTGTGATTATGGTCACGGGCCATGGCGATGTGCCGATGGCTGTGCAAGCCCTGCATCAGGGCGCTTATGATTTCATCGAGAAACCATTTACCCCTGAACGTCTGCTCGACAGCGTGCGCCGCGCCCTTGAAAAGCGGCGTTTGGTCTGTGAAAACCGTGAGCTGCGCCAACAATTTGCCAACAAAGACCGAATTGAAAGTCAGTTGCTCGGCGTTTCGCGGCCGATGGAAAATCTGCGTCGGCAGATTCTTGAGTTGGCCGGCACCTCGGTGAATATCCTGATTCGCGGCGAGACCGGTAGCGGCAAAGAACGGGTTGCGCGTTGCTTGCATGATTTCAGCGCGCGAGCGGGCAAGCCGTTTGTGGCGTTGAACTGCGCGGCGATCCCAGAGAATCTGTTTGAGAGTGAGTTATTCGGCCACGAAAGCGGTGCCTTTACGGGGGCGCAAGGCAGGCGGATTGGCCGTATCGAGCACGCTGACGGCGGCACTCTATTTCTTGATGAAATTGAGAGTCTGCCACTGGCTCAGCAAGTAAAACTGTTGCGCGTGCTGCAGGAAAAGACCCTTGAACGGCTGGGTTCAAATCGCAGCATTCAAGTGGATTTGCGGGTGATTAGCGCCGTTAAACCGGATTTACTCGATGAAGTGCGTAAAGGTCGGTTCCGTGAGGATTTGTTCTACCGGCTAAACGTTGCAACCCTGCAGATCCCAGCCTTATGTGATCGTCGTGAAGACATTCCGCTGCTGTTTGAGCACTTCGCCCAAGAAGCAGCGCAGCGCCATGGTCGGGAAGTGTCGCCGCTACCGGCTACTGAATTGGCACGTTTGCTCGGGCATGACTGGCCTGGCAACGTGCGTGAGCTGATAAACGCCGCTGAGCGCCATGCATTGGGCTTGAGCGCGCCGGTTGAGGCGTTCGCCAGCCAGTCGTTGGCTGAGCAGATGGAAAGCTTTGAAGCGCAATGCTTGCATAACGCCTTGTTGCACTGTCAGGGCAATATTGCTCGAGTCATGGAGTTGTTGCAGCTTCCAAGGCGCACGCTCAATGAGAAAATGCAGCGCCATGGTCTCCAGCGCAGTAGCTATCGTCCGGCGGGCAGCCAAGACGATGAATAG
- a CDS encoding TRAP transporter permease translates to MSENNQGLSANPSEWPKALFIVALLFSIFQITTAAFHPVSSQVLRAVHVGFLLLTVFLCFSSTGKGRPWQPAAWILGLAGMGTAAYQWIFEADLIYRSGDLTQMDMVVGLVLIALVFEAARRVMGIALPIICALFLAYGLLGQYLPGDLMHRGYDLDQLVNQLAYGTEGLYGTPTYVSATYIFLFILFGAFLEQAGMIKLFTDFAMGLFGHKVGGPAKVSVVSSALMGTITGSGVANVVTTGQFTIPLMKRFGYRPAFAGGVEATSSMGSQIMPPVMGAVAFIMAETINVPFFEVAKAALIPALLYFGSVFWMVHLEARRANLHGLPKDQCPNPWAAVKERWYLLIPLFILVYLLFSGRTPLYSGMVGLALTAIVILGSAIILRVSSVGMRIAFWVALGVLCAGFFQMGIAVVFGVVALLVAVCWFVKGGRDTLVVCLHALVEGARHAVPVGIACALVGVIIGVVSLTGIASTFAGYILAIGQDNLFLSLVLTMLTCLVLGMGIPTIPNYIITSSIAAPALLELGVPLVVSHMFVFYFGIMADLTPPVALACFAAAPIAKEKGLKISLWAIRIAIAGFIVPFMAVYDPALMMQSDNWLAIIYALFKAAVAIGLWGVVFTGFLNFKLSWWERMLGFAAGASLILATPISDEIGFALAVVFLGQHLWRARNKPVAAV, encoded by the coding sequence ATGAGTGAGAACAACCAAGGCCTTTCAGCAAATCCGAGTGAGTGGCCAAAAGCGCTATTTATTGTTGCGCTGCTGTTTTCCATTTTTCAAATCACCACGGCGGCATTTCACCCCGTGTCGAGTCAGGTGCTGCGTGCGGTTCACGTCGGCTTCCTGCTGCTGACCGTTTTTCTATGTTTCTCCTCGACTGGCAAAGGCCGGCCATGGCAACCGGCCGCCTGGATTCTGGGCTTGGCGGGCATGGGCACGGCGGCTTATCAGTGGATATTTGAAGCCGATCTGATCTATCGCTCCGGCGACCTTACGCAGATGGACATGGTTGTCGGTCTGGTGTTGATTGCTTTGGTATTTGAAGCCGCACGTCGCGTGATGGGCATCGCCTTGCCGATAATCTGTGCGCTGTTTTTGGCCTACGGGTTGCTGGGCCAGTACTTGCCGGGCGATTTGATGCACCGTGGTTACGACCTGGATCAACTGGTTAACCAACTGGCGTATGGCACCGAAGGTTTGTACGGCACGCCGACCTACGTTTCGGCTACCTATATCTTCCTGTTCATCCTGTTCGGCGCATTCCTTGAGCAAGCCGGGATGATCAAGCTGTTCACCGACTTCGCCATGGGCCTGTTTGGCCACAAGGTTGGTGGCCCGGCTAAAGTATCCGTTGTGTCGTCCGCGCTGATGGGCACCATCACCGGCTCCGGTGTGGCCAACGTGGTGACCACAGGCCAGTTTACTATTCCATTGATGAAGCGTTTCGGTTACCGCCCGGCCTTTGCCGGTGGCGTCGAGGCGACGTCGAGCATGGGTAGCCAGATTATGCCGCCAGTGATGGGTGCGGTGGCATTCATCATGGCTGAGACCATCAACGTGCCGTTTTTTGAAGTCGCCAAAGCGGCGTTGATTCCGGCGCTTCTGTATTTCGGCTCGGTGTTCTGGATGGTTCACCTTGAAGCACGTCGCGCCAACCTGCACGGTTTGCCGAAAGATCAATGCCCGAATCCTTGGGCTGCGGTTAAAGAGCGTTGGTACCTGCTGATCCCACTGTTCATTCTGGTTTACCTGCTTTTCTCCGGGCGCACACCGTTGTACTCGGGCATGGTCGGTCTGGCCCTGACTGCAATTGTGATTCTTGGCTCTGCGATCATCCTGCGGGTATCGTCGGTGGGTATGCGCATTGCCTTCTGGGTGGCGTTGGGGGTGCTTTGCGCTGGCTTCTTCCAGATGGGCATTGCCGTGGTGTTTGGCGTTGTCGCGCTGCTGGTCGCGGTGTGCTGGTTCGTCAAGGGCGGCCGTGACACCTTGGTGGTGTGCTTGCACGCCCTGGTTGAGGGTGCGCGTCATGCTGTACCTGTAGGTATTGCCTGTGCGCTGGTGGGCGTGATTATCGGTGTGGTTTCGTTGACCGGTATTGCTTCGACATTTGCGGGTTACATTCTGGCGATCGGACAAGACAATTTGTTCCTGTCCCTGGTGCTGACCATGCTCACGTGCCTGGTGTTGGGCATGGGCATTCCAACGATTCCAAACTACATCATCACCAGCTCGATTGCCGCGCCTGCATTGCTTGAACTGGGCGTGCCGTTGGTGGTTTCGCACATGTTTGTTTTCTACTTCGGGATCATGGCTGACCTGACGCCGCCAGTTGCTCTGGCGTGCTTTGCGGCAGCGCCGATTGCCAAAGAGAAAGGCTTGAAGATCAGCCTATGGGCGATTCGTATTGCCATCGCCGGTTTCATCGTGCCGTTCATGGCGGTCTATGACCCCGCATTGATGATGCAGAGCGACAATTGGTTAGCGATTATTTATGCGCTGTTCAAAGCGGCTGTGGCGATTGGTTTGTGGGGCGTGGTGTTTACCGGCTTCCTCAACTTCAAACTGTCGTGGTGGGAGCGCATGCTGGGTTTTGCCGCGGGTGCAAGTTTGATTCTGGCCACCCCAATCAGCGATGAAATTGGTTTTGCACTGGCCGTGGTGTTCCTCGGTCAACACTTGTGGCGTGCACGCAACAAGCCGGTGGCTGCAGTTTGA
- a CDS encoding GNAT family N-acetyltransferase yields MSDLTYTTYYLQMLSPEQLRAKPLPTELTVVECQHKQFQLNRFLYQLVGGPWLWTEKLVWSDEQWQALINSDHHRTWVAYFQGAIAGYYELQMSAEGDVEILYFGLVEDFFGQGFGGPLLSQALQSAWSWPGVKRVWVHTCTLDHPSALNNYQARGLEIYRHEVTTESSS; encoded by the coding sequence GTGAGTGACTTGACCTACACCACCTATTACCTTCAGATGCTCAGCCCTGAGCAACTGCGCGCCAAGCCACTGCCGACTGAGTTAACTGTCGTCGAGTGTCAGCACAAGCAATTTCAGCTCAACCGTTTCCTCTACCAGTTGGTGGGTGGGCCTTGGCTGTGGACAGAGAAGTTGGTCTGGTCGGATGAGCAGTGGCAGGCGCTGATCAACAGCGATCATCACCGTACCTGGGTGGCGTATTTCCAAGGTGCAATCGCCGGTTATTACGAACTGCAAATGAGTGCAGAAGGTGACGTCGAAATCCTTTACTTTGGCCTGGTTGAAGACTTTTTCGGCCAAGGTTTTGGCGGCCCTTTACTGAGTCAGGCTTTGCAGTCAGCGTGGTCCTGGCCGGGCGTTAAGCGGGTGTGGGTGCATACTTGTACGCTTGATCACCCCAGCGCATTGAACAACTATCAGGCGCGTGGGCTTGAGATTTATCGACATGAAGTTACAACCGAGTCATCCAGTTGA
- the cls gene encoding cardiolipin synthase translates to MDIVVSPLASYLLAAIHFCGLIAALHAVFTVRTSQGALAWAISLFFMPYLTLLPYLVFGRSNFDAYVTARREADTEMHTAMSKLDWRPWVEEAVSASELPGYKQLRALPRLGDMPCLANNHVALLINGEATFAAIFSALASAQKVILIQFFIVKDDDLGRRLRDVLLERAAAGVSVYFLYDGIGCHALSQRYIDSLRKGGVQMHAFPTGGGILNRFQLNFRNHRKIVVIDGERGFVGGHNVGDEYLGKKPPLSPWRDTHIEINGPVVACLQESFAEDWFWSTRQLPKLLLADVFSTDGVMCKLITSGPADPDETCSLMFVEAVQSAKERIWITSPYFIPDESLVTALRLAVIRGVDVRILIPSRRDHRIVFAASNLYAFEAVRAGVRVFRYQPGFIHQKVMLIDDCASAVGSANLDNRSFRLNFELTLLTIDNDFAAEVEKMLLEDFSQSIEIRIEDRKHIHRLQKLGMRIARLLSPIL, encoded by the coding sequence ATGGACATTGTTGTCTCGCCACTAGCGAGCTATTTACTCGCAGCGATTCATTTCTGCGGGCTGATTGCAGCACTGCACGCGGTATTTACAGTAAGAACATCTCAGGGTGCGCTTGCATGGGCAATTTCACTGTTTTTTATGCCTTATTTAACCCTGCTGCCGTATTTGGTTTTTGGTCGCAGCAATTTTGATGCTTATGTAACGGCCAGACGTGAAGCCGATACGGAAATGCACACGGCGATGTCCAAGCTGGACTGGCGGCCATGGGTCGAAGAAGCCGTATCAGCCAGCGAGCTACCGGGTTATAAACAATTAAGGGCGCTGCCCCGGCTGGGTGACATGCCGTGCCTGGCCAACAACCACGTTGCGCTACTGATTAACGGTGAGGCGACCTTCGCAGCGATTTTCAGTGCTTTAGCTTCGGCGCAAAAAGTTATTCTGATCCAATTCTTTATCGTCAAGGACGATGACCTCGGCCGCCGCCTGCGCGATGTACTGCTTGAGCGGGCTGCTGCTGGAGTCAGTGTTTATTTTCTGTACGACGGTATTGGCTGCCACGCCCTGTCACAGCGCTACATTGACAGCTTGCGTAAGGGCGGCGTACAGATGCATGCGTTTCCAACGGGAGGCGGCATTCTTAACCGCTTCCAGCTGAACTTTCGCAACCACCGCAAGATTGTGGTGATTGATGGCGAACGTGGATTTGTTGGCGGACACAATGTCGGCGACGAATACCTTGGGAAGAAGCCGCCGCTTTCCCCCTGGCGCGATACCCACATAGAGATTAATGGCCCGGTCGTCGCGTGCCTGCAGGAGTCGTTTGCCGAAGACTGGTTCTGGTCAACCCGGCAGTTGCCGAAATTGCTGCTCGCCGACGTATTCAGCACTGACGGCGTGATGTGCAAACTGATTACCAGCGGCCCTGCTGACCCAGATGAAACATGTTCGCTGATGTTTGTTGAGGCGGTGCAATCGGCGAAAGAGCGTATCTGGATCACCTCGCCTTACTTCATACCTGACGAGTCGCTGGTTACGGCACTGCGCTTAGCCGTCATTCGCGGCGTTGATGTACGCATACTGATTCCATCCCGGCGCGACCACCGCATCGTGTTCGCCGCCAGCAACCTGTATGCCTTCGAGGCTGTTCGAGCGGGCGTTCGAGTGTTCCGCTACCAGCCTGGGTTTATCCATCAAAAGGTCATGCTGATTGATGATTGCGCCAGCGCGGTGGGCAGCGCCAACCTGGACAACCGCTCATTCCGGCTGAATTTTGAACTAACCCTGTTAACAATCGATAACGACTTCGCCGCGGAAGTCGAAAAAATGTTGCTGGAAGACTTCAGCCAAAGCATTGAGATACGCATCGAAGACCGCAAACACATACACCGCCTGCAAAAGCTCGGCATGCGTATTGCGCGTTTGCTATCACCTATTTTGTAA
- a CDS encoding 3'-5' exonuclease, giving the protein MSVFVPREPKLKTPAPQWQEQYQILADNACDPRLARFYQAGAVHSDTPLDEVPLLALDVETTGLDAQNHCIVSLGLMPFDLNRIQCKKAQYWVVKPQSELSSQSITFHHITHSDIRYAPRVEQVLGELLEAMAGCVMVVHYRNIERSFLDHALQQAVGEGLHFPVIDTMELEARMHGSQRKPSWWDRLRGRQPTSIRLADSRLRYNLPHYQAHHALTDALATAELLQAQIATHYSPKTPVGDLWC; this is encoded by the coding sequence ATGAGTGTGTTTGTACCGCGTGAACCCAAGCTAAAAACGCCTGCACCGCAATGGCAAGAGCAATATCAGATACTGGCTGATAATGCTTGCGATCCGCGGCTAGCGCGTTTTTATCAAGCCGGTGCAGTGCATTCTGATACCCCGCTTGATGAGGTGCCATTACTCGCGCTGGATGTTGAAACCACAGGCCTTGATGCGCAGAACCACTGCATTGTCAGCCTGGGTTTGATGCCATTCGACCTCAACCGGATTCAGTGCAAAAAAGCACAATACTGGGTGGTGAAGCCCCAGTCGGAACTCAGCAGCCAGTCGATTACCTTTCACCACATCACTCATTCCGACATCCGTTATGCGCCACGCGTTGAGCAGGTTCTGGGCGAGTTGCTGGAGGCCATGGCTGGCTGCGTGATGGTCGTCCACTACCGCAATATTGAACGATCATTCCTCGATCACGCGCTGCAACAAGCGGTTGGCGAAGGCTTGCACTTTCCAGTAATTGACACCATGGAGCTGGAAGCAAGAATGCACGGCAGCCAACGTAAGCCAAGCTGGTGGGATCGTTTGCGCGGCCGTCAGCCAACCTCTATTCGCCTCGCAGACAGCCGCCTACGCTACAACCTGCCCCACTATCAGGCGCACCACGCACTTACCGATGCATTGGCCACCGCAGAGCTATTGCAAGCTCAGATAGCCACACATTACTCGCCGAAAACACCCGTTGGTGATTTGTGGTGTTAA
- a CDS encoding DUF3617 domain-containing protein, with protein sequence MRMRFITPLVLSLGFTPLMASAAPILPGLWEISTSNMAVDGQQMPAMDVMIEKLKTLPPEQRQMMEQMLAKQGVRLGDKGVQICLSEAQVKSDELPLQEQSGCKQQVTERSDKLWKFSFDCPQAKGQGETKFINDKQFTNTVTSTFNNQGKQQSGTMQTNASWVGADCGTLKPQQSN encoded by the coding sequence ATGCGTATGCGATTTATTACACCCCTGGTACTCAGCCTTGGGTTCACCCCGCTCATGGCCAGTGCGGCGCCGATTTTGCCTGGCCTGTGGGAAATCAGCACCAGTAACATGGCGGTTGATGGTCAACAGATGCCGGCGATGGATGTGATGATCGAAAAGCTTAAAACGCTGCCGCCGGAGCAGCGTCAGATGATGGAGCAAATGCTCGCCAAGCAAGGCGTGCGGTTGGGTGATAAGGGCGTGCAGATTTGCCTGAGCGAAGCACAGGTGAAGTCTGATGAATTGCCGCTGCAAGAGCAGTCCGGCTGTAAGCAACAGGTCACCGAGCGTTCTGACAAGCTCTGGAAATTCAGTTTTGATTGCCCGCAGGCTAAAGGGCAGGGTGAGACGAAGTTTATCAACGACAAGCAATTCACCAACACCGTTACCAGCACCTTTAACAATCAAGGCAAACAGCAAAGCGGCACCATGCAAACCAATGCCAGTTGGGTGGGTGCTGATTGCGGAACGTTGAAACCGCAGCAATCAAACTGA
- a CDS encoding DUF1850 domain-containing protein has product MIGLCMGLAGTVWAQLPISDFTLAWKHTIEHIRWEEDYRVTAEGLVLGEARVKGTGAGMEIPDDAVLREGSWHYHRQLPPLQPLRLGRTPEAGDYQLCFNQRCHSASEWLGPPKASQPALELWSCEFNSPASQGAGKG; this is encoded by the coding sequence TTGATTGGTTTGTGCATGGGCTTGGCTGGAACGGTGTGGGCACAGTTGCCCATCAGCGATTTCACCCTGGCCTGGAAGCACACCATCGAGCACATTCGCTGGGAAGAAGACTATCGCGTCACTGCCGAGGGCTTGGTTCTCGGTGAGGCGCGAGTCAAGGGTACTGGCGCCGGTATGGAAATACCGGATGACGCCGTACTGCGTGAGGGCAGCTGGCACTACCATCGCCAGTTACCGCCCCTGCAACCTCTGCGCTTGGGGCGAACCCCCGAGGCAGGGGATTATCAACTGTGTTTCAACCAGCGTTGTCACTCTGCGAGTGAATGGCTTGGCCCGCCAAAAGCGTCCCAGCCCGCGTTGGAACTTTGGAGTTGTGAGTTCAACTCCCCCGCATCGCAAGGTGCAGGTAAGGGTTAA